The Elephas maximus indicus isolate mEleMax1 chromosome 19, mEleMax1 primary haplotype, whole genome shotgun sequence genome contains a region encoding:
- the ACE gene encoding angiotensin-converting enzyme isoform X2, whose amino-acid sequence MGQGWAPPGLPSLLLLLLCCRHPLPVPGQVTTSQTAITRGIISQTTTSQTTTSQTTTSQTTTSQATTNQATTSQTTTSQATTSQATTSQATTGQATTSPTTQSPNLVTDEAEAQKFVEEYDKTAQVVWNEYAEANWNYNTNITQEASKILLQKNMQLANHTLKYGTQAKQFDVTNFQNETTKRIMKKVQDLDRAVLPTEELEQYNQILLDMETTYSMASVCHLNGTCLQLEPDLMKLLATSRNYEELLWAWEAWRDKVGRAILPFFPKYVELSNKAAKLNGYKDTGDSWRAMYETPLLEHDLELLFQELQPLYLNLHAYVRRALHRHYGPERINLEGPIPAHLLGNMWAQTWSNIYDLVVPFPSAPKMDATEAMIKQGWTPKRMFEEADNFFTSLGLLPVPPLFWNKSMLEKPTDGREVVCHASAWDFYNGKDFRIKQCTTVDVEDLVVAHHEMGHIQYFMQYKDLPLALREGANPGFHEAIGDVLALSVSTPQHLYSINLLSSEGGGYEHDINFLMKMALDKVTFIPFSYLVDQWRWRVFDGSINKENYNQEWWSLRLKYQGLCPPVSRSQGDFDPGAKFHIPSSVPYIRYFVSFVIQFQFHEALCQAAGHQGPLYKCDIYQSKEAGKRLADAMKLGFSKPWPEAMRLITGQPNMSATAMMNYFKPLLDWLLTENGRHGEKLGWPQYNWTPNSAHSEASFTGSGRVNFLGLELEAHQARVGQWVLLFLGVALLVATLGLTQRLFSIRHQSLRHPHRGPQFGSEVELRHS is encoded by the exons ATGGGCCAAGGTTGGGCTCCTCCAGGACTGCCCAgcctcctcctcctgctgctgTGCTGCCGGCACCCTCTGCCAGTCCCCGGCCAGGTGACAACCAGCCAGACAGCAATCACCCGTGGGATAATCAGCCAGACCACAACCAGCCAGACCACAACCAGCCAGACCACAACCAGCCAGACCACAACCAGCCAGGCCACAACCAACCAGGCCACAACCAGCCAGACCACAACCAGCCAGGCCACAACCAGCCAGGCCACAACCAGCCAGGCCACAACTGGCCAGGCCACAACCAGCCCAACAACCCAGAGCCCAA ACTTGGTCACAGATGAGGCTGAGGCCCAGAAGTTTGTGGAGGAATATGACAAGACAGCCCAAGTCGTGTGGAATGAATACGCTGAGGCCAATTGGAACTACAATACCAACATCACCCAAGAGGCCAGCAAGATTCTG CTGCAAAAGAATATGCAGTTGGCAAACCACACCCTGAAGTATGGCACCCAGGCCAAGCAGTTTGATGTGACCAACTTCCAGAACGAAACCACCAAGCGGATCATGAAGAAAGTTCAGGACCTGGATCGGGCGGTGCTGCCTACTGAGGAGCTGGAGCAG TACAACCAGATCCTGCTGGACATGGAAACCACTTACAGTATGGCCTCCGTGTGCCATCTAAATGGCACTTGTCTACAACTAGAGCCTG ACCTGATGAAGCTGTTGGCCACATCCCGGAACTATGAAGAGTTGTTATGGGCATGGGAGGCCTGGCGAGACAAGGTGGGCAGAGcaatccttcctttttttcccaaatatgtGGAACTGAGCAACAAGGCTGCAAAGCTCAATG GCTACAAAGACACAGGAGACTCGTGGAGAGCTATGTACGAGACGCCATTGCTAGAACACGACCTGGAGTTGCTCTTCCAGGAGCTTCAGCCACTATACCTGAACCTACACGCCTACGTGCGCCGCGCCCTACATCGTCACTATGGGCCCGAGCGCATCAACCTGGAGGGCCCTATTCCTGCCCATCTGCTGG GGAATATGTGGGCTCAGACCTGGTCCAACATCTATGACTTGGTAGTGCCCTTCCCTTCAGCCCCCAAGATGGATGCCACTGAGGCTATGATAAAGCAG GGCTGGACACCTAAAAGGATGTTTGAGGAAGCTGACAACTTCTTCACCTCCTTGGGGCTGCTGCCAGTTCCCCCATTGTTCTGGAACAAGTCGATGCTGGAGAAGCCAACAGATGGGCGGGAGGTGGTATGCCATGCTTCTGCCTGGGACTTCTACAATGGCAAGGACTTCAG GATTAAGCAGTGCACCACTGTGGACGTGGAAGACCTGGTGGTAGCCCACCATGAGATGGGCCACATACAGTATTTCATGCAATACAAGGACTTGCCTTTGGCCTTACGGGAGGGTGCCAACCCTGGCTTTCACGAGGCCATTGGGGATGTGCTGGCCCTTTCAGTATCTACGCCCCAGCACCTATACAGCATCAACCTGCTGAGTAGCGAGGGTGGTGGCTACG AGCACGACATCAACTTTCTAATGAAGATGGCACTGGACAAGGTCACCTTTATCCCCTTCAGCTACCTGGTCGACCAGTGGCGCTGGAGAGTATTTGACGGAAGCATcaacaaggaaaactacaacCAGGAGTGGTGGAGCCTCAG GCTGAAGTACCAGGGCCTCTGCCCCCCTGTGTCCAGGTCTCAAGGCGACTTTGACCCAGGGGCCAAGTTCCACATTCCTTCGAGTGTGCCTTACATCAG GTACTTTGTCAGCTTTGTGATCCAGTTCCAGTTCCATGAGGCACTGTGCCAGGCGGCTGGCCATCAGGGCCCCCTGTACAAGTGTGACATCTACCAGTCCAAGGAGGCAGGGAAGCGCCTGGC GGATGCCATGAAGCTGGGCTTCAGTAAGCCATGGCCGGAAGCCATGAGACTGATCACCGGGCAGCCCAACATGTCGGCTACGGCCATGATGAACTACTTCAAGCCACTGCTGGACTGGCTCCTCACTGAGAACGGGCGGCATGGGGAGAAGCTGGGCTGGCCCCAGTACAACTGGACGCCAAACTCTg CTCATTCAGAAGCCTCCTTCACGGGCAGCGGCCGAGTCAACTTTCTGGGCCTGGAACTGGAAGCACACCAGGCCCGAGTGGGCCAGTGGGTGCTACTCTTCCTGGGCGTCGCCCTACTGGTGGCCACATTGGGGCTGACCCAGCGGCTCTTCAGCATCCGCCACCAGAGCC